One window of Quercus robur chromosome 5, dhQueRobu3.1, whole genome shotgun sequence genomic DNA carries:
- the LOC126726403 gene encoding coatomer subunit zeta-1-like, producing MESCPSIKNILLLDSEGKRVAVKYYSDDWPTNTAKETFEKAVFTKTQKTNARTEAEVAMFENCIIVYKFVQDLHFFVTGGEDENELILATVLQGFFDAVGLLLRGNADKKEALENLDLILLCLDEIVDGGIILETDANVIAGKVASNSLDAGASLSEQTISQALATAREHLTRSLLK from the exons ATG GAGTCATGCCCTTCAATTAAAAACATCCTCCTTTTGGATTCTGAAGGGAAACGTGTAGCTGTCAAGTATTACTCAGATGACTGGCCTACAAATACTGCGAAGGAAACATTTGAGAAAGCTGTATTTACCAAGACTCAGAAGACAAATGCACGGACAGAGG CGGAAGTAGCAATGTTTGAGAACTGTATCATTGTTTACAAGTTTGTTCAAGACCTCCACTTTTTTGTTACTGGGGGTGAAGATGAAAATGAGCTCATCCTAGCCACCGTTCTTCAGGGATTTTTTGATGCAGTTGGTCTTCTTCTTAG AGGTAATGCGGACAAGAAGGAGGCACTTGAAAACTTGGATCTTATTCTGTTATGCCTTGATGAAATTGTTGATGGCGG TATTATTCTTGAGACAGATGCAAATGTTATAGCGGGTAAGGTTGCAAGTAATAGTTTGGATGCTGGAGCTTCCTTATCTGAACAG ACAATTAGTCAAGCATTGGCCACCGCACGTGAACATCTAACAAGATCTCTACTTAAATGA